From Marivirga harenae, one genomic window encodes:
- a CDS encoding DUF420 domain-containing protein, whose product MESVNTNQKSYTSLIWILSIAIPVVVAILIFTPEKIQGAGDWVYMLPHLNATFNTLTTIVLLLGLYFIKQKNIRAHKSMMSIAFTLGSLFLVSYVIYHSTADSTVYGDVNGNGVLEEAEKTGKLMFWRGFYVVILLSHILLAAIVVPFVLFAFYYALTDKIEKHKKIVKWTFPIWLYVSITGVIVYGMVSQYYLN is encoded by the coding sequence ATGGAATCAGTTAATACTAATCAAAAATCATATACTAGCTTAATTTGGATATTGTCAATTGCAATTCCAGTGGTAGTTGCAATCTTAATATTTACACCGGAGAAAATACAAGGAGCAGGTGATTGGGTTTATATGTTACCACATTTAAATGCCACTTTTAATACTTTAACTACCATCGTATTGCTATTAGGTTTGTATTTCATAAAGCAAAAGAATATTAGGGCTCATAAGAGTATGATGTCTATCGCTTTTACTTTGGGCAGTTTGTTTTTAGTTAGCTACGTGATTTATCATTCTACAGCAGATTCTACAGTATACGGAGATGTAAATGGGAATGGTGTTTTAGAGGAAGCGGAAAAGACGGGAAAATTGATGTTTTGGAGAGGTTTTTATGTTGTCATATTACTTTCTCATATTCTGCTAGCAGCAATCGTTGTTCCCTTTGTCCTATTTGCCTTTTACTATGCATTGACGGATAAGATCGAAAAGCATAAGAAGATAGTGAAGTGGACCTTCCCAATATGGCTGTATGTTTCTATAACTGGAGTGATCGTTTATGGTATGGTAAGTCAATATTATCTTAATTAA
- a CDS encoding cytochrome C oxidase subunit IV family protein, translating to MSHEETNNVQVIPEDKEKTKKIWKVAAILAIVTIIEFIFAFTLPRGIILVSIFLGLTVVKAFYIVAEFMHLKHEQKALIWSIMIPTILILWLVVALMVEGSAIFNIRN from the coding sequence ATGTCACACGAAGAAACTAATAACGTTCAGGTTATTCCTGAAGATAAAGAAAAGACCAAGAAAATCTGGAAGGTAGCAGCAATACTAGCAATAGTAACCATAATTGAGTTTATTTTCGCATTTACTTTACCTAGAGGTATAATTCTAGTATCTATTTTCTTAGGTTTAACAGTTGTAAAAGCATTTTATATTGTAGCTGAGTTTATGCACCTTAAGCACGAACAAAAAGCTTTGATTTGGTCAATCATGATCCCAACCATTTTAATTTTATGGCTAGTTGTAGCACTAATGGTTGAAGGTAGTGCGATCTTTAATATTAGAAATTAA
- a CDS encoding cytochrome c oxidase subunit 3, with protein MATTATIDTTTKNQWGGGVAPMNASYGKLMMWFFLLSDAFSFSALLITYGLIRYAHPAYEGTVSEFTFSTEYWPIPEMVFEAVPFLHGVHAPLIFVGIMTFILILSSVTMVLAVEAGHRMDRKGVIKWMLWTIIGGLTFLACQAWEWSHFIHGTAEGTVNAMGETIFGANLTENQYGPPLFASLFFFITGFHGFHVFSGVVINFIIFFNAVVGTYEKRGHYEMVEKTGLYWHFVDLVWVFVFTLFYLI; from the coding sequence ATGGCAACTACTGCAACAATTGATACTACTACAAAAAACCAATGGGGAGGTGGAGTAGCCCCTATGAATGCTAGTTATGGAAAACTGATGATGTGGTTCTTCCTTCTTTCGGATGCATTCTCATTTTCTGCTTTATTGATAACCTACGGTCTCATCCGTTATGCACACCCTGCTTATGAAGGTACTGTATCTGAATTTACTTTCAGTACAGAGTATTGGCCAATTCCTGAGATGGTATTTGAGGCTGTTCCTTTTCTTCATGGGGTACATGCTCCTTTGATATTCGTTGGTATCATGACCTTCATTTTGATTTTAAGTAGTGTTACCATGGTATTGGCTGTTGAAGCTGGCCATAGAATGGATAGAAAGGGCGTTATCAAATGGATGCTTTGGACCATTATCGGTGGATTAACTTTCTTGGCATGTCAGGCTTGGGAGTGGAGTCACTTTATCCATGGCACGGCAGAAGGCACAGTAAACGCCATGGGAGAAACCATATTTGGTGCTAATCTTACAGAAAATCAATATGGTCCCCCATTATTTGCATCATTATTCTTCTTCATTACAGGATTCCATGGTTTCCATGTATTCAGTGGAGTAGTAATAAATTTCATTATTTTCTTTAATGCAGTGGTAGGCACCTATGAAAAAAGGGGACATTACGAAATGGTTGAAAAAACTGGGCTTTATTGGCACTTTGTTGATTTGGTTTGGGTATTTGTATTTACACTTTTCTACTTAATTTAA
- a CDS encoding cytochrome c oxidase subunit 3, with protein METSINKEQQLQPSIKILSMHPLKFALWLFIVTVVMIFAALTSAYIVRQSEGNWLIFDLPAVFLYNTIILVASSITMHLAYISAKRDNFKNLKLFMILTAGLSIAFFVGQYEAWGALVDRDVYFVGNPSGSFLYVISGLHAFHLISGLIFILIMLFSAFKYKVHSKNMVKMEMCTTYWHFLDGLWVYLYIFLLLNH; from the coding sequence ATGGAAACTTCTATAAATAAAGAACAACAATTACAACCGAGTATTAAAATACTCTCTATGCATCCACTGAAGTTTGCATTATGGTTGTTTATAGTAACTGTAGTCATGATATTTGCTGCACTAACTAGTGCTTATATTGTACGGCAGTCGGAAGGAAATTGGTTAATTTTTGACTTACCTGCCGTCTTTTTGTACAATACGATTATTCTGGTAGCTAGTAGTATTACAATGCATTTGGCCTATATTTCAGCTAAAAGAGATAATTTCAAGAACTTGAAGCTTTTTATGATTTTAACAGCTGGCTTGTCAATTGCCTTTTTTGTAGGTCAGTACGAAGCATGGGGAGCCCTTGTCGACAGAGATGTTTACTTTGTAGGTAATCCTTCTGGCTCATTTTTGTATGTAATTTCAGGTTTGCATGCATTTCATTTGATTTCAGGGCTGATTTTTATTTTAATTATGTTATTTTCGGCTTTTAAATATAAGGTTCATTCTAAAAATATGGTAAAAATGGAAATGTGTACTACATATTGGCACTTTTTAGATGGACTTTGGGTATATTTATATATATTTTTGTTGTTAAATCATTAA